In one window of Micromonospora cathayae DNA:
- a CDS encoding APC family permease, with protein sequence MERLARRLGVPDAVVIGLGSMLGAGVFVVFAPAAAAAGGAGLLLAVLVAGFVAWCNATSSARLAARYPESGGTYVYGRERLSPYAGFLAGWGFVVGKTASCAAMALTIGAYLWPERARLVAVAAVVAVTTVNLRGIGKTATATKILVGVVLAVLALVAVTGVGAFSVDRIGAPGSPGPGVLTAAGLLFFAFAGYARIATLGEEVRDPERTIPRAVPLALGIVLAIYLVLAVVAVGVLGADALAGSTAPLADVVTAAGLPGLAWVVRAGATVAVTGVLLSLVAGVGRTTLAMARRRDLPGPLAAVHPRYRVPHRAELAVAAVVVAVVLLADVRGAIGFSSCTVLVYYAITNAAALTLGKDPGRRLPVRALAVFGLVGCLVLAVSLPLSSVLAGFGVLAVGTLWYAARHRFRGDQS encoded by the coding sequence GTGGAGCGACTGGCGCGCCGGTTGGGCGTACCCGATGCGGTGGTCATCGGTCTGGGCTCGATGCTCGGCGCGGGCGTCTTCGTGGTGTTCGCGCCGGCCGCGGCGGCGGCCGGTGGCGCGGGCCTGCTGCTCGCGGTGCTCGTCGCCGGCTTCGTCGCCTGGTGCAACGCGACCAGCTCGGCGCGGCTCGCCGCCCGCTACCCGGAGTCCGGCGGCACCTACGTGTACGGGCGGGAGCGGCTCAGCCCGTACGCCGGGTTCCTGGCCGGCTGGGGGTTCGTGGTCGGCAAGACGGCGAGCTGCGCGGCGATGGCGCTGACCATCGGGGCGTACCTGTGGCCGGAGCGCGCCCGGCTCGTCGCGGTCGCCGCCGTGGTGGCGGTGACCACGGTCAACCTGCGCGGCATCGGCAAGACCGCCACCGCGACGAAGATCCTGGTGGGGGTGGTGCTGGCGGTGCTGGCCCTGGTCGCGGTGACCGGCGTCGGCGCGTTCTCCGTCGACCGGATCGGTGCCCCCGGCAGCCCCGGACCGGGCGTGCTCACCGCCGCCGGGCTGCTGTTCTTCGCGTTCGCCGGGTACGCCCGGATCGCCACCCTCGGTGAGGAGGTCCGCGACCCGGAACGGACCATCCCGAGGGCGGTACCGCTGGCCCTGGGCATCGTGCTGGCGATCTACCTGGTCCTGGCGGTGGTGGCGGTCGGCGTGCTCGGGGCCGACGCGCTGGCCGGTTCCACCGCGCCCCTGGCCGACGTGGTGACCGCCGCCGGCCTGCCCGGTCTGGCCTGGGTGGTCCGCGCCGGGGCGACCGTCGCGGTGACCGGGGTGCTGCTCTCCCTGGTCGCCGGGGTCGGCCGGACCACCCTGGCGATGGCCCGCCGCCGGGACCTGCCCGGCCCGCTGGCCGCCGTGCACCCCCGGTACCGGGTGCCGCACCGCGCCGAGCTGGCGGTGGCCGCCGTGGTGGTCGCGGTGGTGCTGCTGGCCGACGTACGCGGGGCGATCGGCTTCTCGTCCTGCACGGTGCTGGTGTACTACGCGATCACCAACGCGGCGGCGCTGACGCTGGGGAAGGACCCGGGTCGGCGGCTGCCGGTACGGGCGCTGGCGGTGTTCGGGCTGGTCGGCTGCCTGGTGCTCGCGGTCAGCCTGCCACTGTCCAGCGTGCTGGCCGGTTTCGGCGTCCTCGCCGTCGGCACCCTCTGGTACGCCGCCCGCCACCGGTTCAGGGGAGATCAGTCATGA